In Microbacterium cremeum, a genomic segment contains:
- a CDS encoding MFS transporter, translated as MSTSSARRASAERASAERASADRASVNRASPRRPREPLITGAFVRLAIADLAYFTAAGVGLLAIPLYVTGPIGSDEAGAGLAFGAFAISALALRPLVGRWCDSWGRVPLMIGGGVLAAICLALTAQVDSLAMVVVLRLVLGVAEAAFFVASMAVLVDIAPESRRGEALSYNSLGLYLGIALGPPLAEILIRAVGFAGAWYAAGGLALAAAAVAATIRETRPRGARRARGAGPRPPLIHRAAIAPGLGFLASVVAMGGILAFASLHAGAVGVDAISTPILVYGAVVIVGRIGFGWLMDRLPPLRLGAVALVAIAAGLVVAATVRTPTGILLGAALLAVGVVFSTPAFFAAIFATAGPAERGAASGTASAALDLGLGLGPMLLGVVASAAGTSWAFVAAAGVAIIGAVWTVSLARSTGAAARRHAAGA; from the coding sequence ATGAGCACTTCCTCGGCACGACGGGCGTCGGCAGAGCGGGCGTCGGCAGAGCGGGCGTCGGCAGACCGGGCGTCGGTGAACCGGGCGTCGCCACGGCGTCCGCGCGAACCGCTCATCACCGGCGCGTTCGTACGGTTGGCGATCGCGGACCTGGCCTACTTCACGGCGGCGGGCGTGGGGCTCCTCGCGATCCCGCTCTACGTCACCGGGCCGATCGGGTCCGACGAGGCCGGCGCCGGACTGGCGTTCGGCGCCTTCGCGATCTCGGCCCTCGCCCTGCGCCCGCTCGTCGGACGGTGGTGCGACTCGTGGGGGCGGGTGCCGCTCATGATCGGCGGCGGCGTGCTCGCCGCGATCTGCCTCGCCCTCACTGCGCAGGTGGACTCGCTGGCGATGGTCGTCGTGCTCCGGCTCGTGCTCGGCGTCGCCGAGGCGGCGTTCTTCGTCGCGTCGATGGCGGTGCTGGTCGACATCGCGCCCGAAAGCCGTCGCGGCGAGGCGTTGAGCTACAACTCGCTCGGGCTCTACCTCGGCATCGCGCTCGGCCCGCCGCTGGCCGAGATCCTCATCCGCGCGGTCGGATTCGCCGGAGCCTGGTACGCGGCGGGAGGGCTCGCCCTCGCGGCTGCCGCCGTCGCGGCCACGATCCGCGAGACGCGTCCTCGCGGTGCTCGTCGCGCTCGCGGCGCGGGGCCCAGGCCGCCGCTCATCCACCGGGCGGCGATCGCCCCGGGACTCGGCTTCCTCGCCTCGGTGGTCGCCATGGGCGGGATCCTCGCCTTCGCCTCGCTGCACGCCGGCGCGGTCGGGGTCGACGCGATCAGCACGCCGATCCTCGTGTACGGGGCGGTGGTGATCGTCGGCCGGATCGGGTTCGGGTGGCTGATGGATCGCCTTCCGCCGCTGCGCCTGGGTGCCGTCGCGCTGGTGGCGATCGCCGCGGGTCTCGTCGTGGCAGCCACGGTTCGCACACCGACCGGCATCCTCCTGGGCGCGGCGCTCCTGGCGGTGGGTGTCGTCTTCAGCACCCCGGCGTTCTTCGCGGCCATCTTCGCCACAGCCGGACCGGCCGAGCGCGGTGCCGCGTCGGGCACGGCGAGCGCGGCGCTCGACCTGGGGCTCGGCCTCGGACCGATGCTTCTGGGGGTGGTCGCCTCGGCGGCGGGCACCTCCTGGGCGTTCGTCGCGGCGGCCGGCGTCGCGATCATCGGTGCGGTGTGGACGGTGTCCCTGGCGAGGAGCACAGGCGCCGCCGCCCGCCGGCACGCCGCCGGCGCCTGA
- the metG gene encoding methionine--tRNA ligase produces MTSGPSSFYITTPIYYPSDVPHIGHGYTTVAVDTLARWHRQAGDDTWMLTGTDEHGQKMLRAASANGVTPQQWVDKLVSESWFPLLKTLDVANDDFIRTTQPRHEERVKAFVQAIYDRGYIYAGEYEALYCVGCEEFKPESEIVDGTGPFEGLKVCAIHSKPLELLQEKNYFFKLSEFQDRLLELYQSDFVQPESARNEVVSFVRSGLKDLSISRSAFDWGIPLPWDESHVIYVWVDALLNYATAVGYGSDPAQFERRWPAYHVVGKDILRFHAVIWPAMLMAAGVDVPKGVFAHGWLLVGGEKMSKSKLTGIAPTEITDVFGSDAYRFYFLSAIAFGQDGSFSWEDLSARYQAELANGFGNLASRTTAMIERYFEGVVPPAGEYLPGDLAVQKTVADAAAAADAAIERFRIDEAISSIWTIVDALNLYITENEPWVLAKDDSQRARLGTVLYTAAEGLRALAVLLSPVMPASTEKLWIALGAAESIGRLQDQPIREAGAWGVLEPGTSVNGLAPLFPRVEQSV; encoded by the coding sequence GTGACCTCCGGCCCTTCGTCCTTCTACATCACGACGCCGATCTACTACCCGAGCGACGTGCCGCACATCGGCCACGGCTACACCACGGTCGCGGTCGACACGCTCGCGCGCTGGCACCGCCAGGCGGGCGACGACACGTGGATGCTGACGGGCACCGACGAGCACGGCCAGAAGATGCTGCGGGCCGCGAGCGCGAACGGTGTGACGCCGCAGCAGTGGGTCGACAAGCTCGTGAGCGAGTCGTGGTTCCCGCTGCTGAAGACGCTCGACGTCGCCAACGACGATTTCATCCGCACCACCCAGCCCCGGCACGAGGAGCGCGTCAAGGCGTTCGTGCAGGCCATCTACGATCGCGGCTACATCTACGCGGGCGAGTACGAGGCGCTGTACTGCGTCGGCTGCGAGGAGTTCAAGCCCGAGTCCGAGATCGTCGACGGCACGGGGCCGTTCGAGGGACTCAAGGTCTGCGCGATCCACTCGAAGCCGCTCGAGCTCCTGCAGGAGAAGAACTACTTCTTCAAGCTCAGCGAGTTCCAGGATCGCCTGCTCGAGCTGTACCAGTCCGACTTCGTGCAGCCCGAGAGCGCGCGCAACGAGGTCGTCTCGTTCGTCCGCTCCGGGCTGAAGGACCTCTCGATCTCGCGCTCGGCCTTCGACTGGGGCATTCCGCTGCCGTGGGATGAGTCGCACGTCATCTACGTGTGGGTCGACGCGCTGCTCAACTACGCCACGGCGGTGGGCTACGGCTCCGACCCCGCGCAGTTCGAGCGCCGCTGGCCGGCCTACCACGTCGTCGGCAAAGACATCCTGCGCTTCCACGCGGTCATCTGGCCGGCGATGCTGATGGCCGCGGGCGTCGACGTCCCCAAGGGGGTCTTCGCGCACGGCTGGCTGCTCGTGGGCGGCGAGAAGATGTCGAAGTCGAAGCTCACCGGCATCGCCCCCACCGAGATCACCGACGTGTTCGGCTCGGACGCGTACCGGTTCTACTTCCTGTCGGCGATCGCGTTCGGCCAGGACGGCTCGTTCTCGTGGGAGGACCTCTCGGCCCGCTACCAGGCCGAGCTCGCGAACGGCTTCGGCAACCTGGCGTCGCGCACGACCGCGATGATCGAGCGCTACTTCGAGGGCGTCGTGCCGCCGGCGGGCGAGTACCTCCCCGGTGACCTCGCCGTCCAGAAGACGGTGGCGGATGCCGCGGCCGCCGCCGACGCCGCGATCGAGCGGTTCCGCATCGACGAGGCGATCTCGTCGATCTGGACGATCGTCGATGCGCTCAACCTGTACATCACCGAGAACGAGCCGTGGGTGCTCGCGAAGGACGACTCGCAGCGCGCGCGTCTCGGCACCGTGCTGTACACGGCGGCGGAAGGACTCCGGGCCCTCGCCGTGCTGCTGTCGCCGGTGATGCCCGCATCGACCGAGAAGCTGTGGATCGCCCTCGGCGCCGCCGAGTCGATCGGCCGCCTGCAGGACCAGCCGATCCGCGAGGCCGGCGCGTGGGGCGTGCTCGAGCCCGGCACCTCGGTGAACGGTCTGGCACCGCTCTTCCCCCGCGTCGAGCAGTCCGTCTGA
- a CDS encoding TatD family hydrolase: MTDPSNYVRTRSQDGRGDVRWPDAPEPLAVAVYDNHAHLEIEDGEVGLSLDEQLERAGEAGVVGVVQAGGDIDSSRWSAWAAASHPRVLAAVAIHPNEAPAYAAAGRLEEAVAVIDELAAQPRVRAIGETGLDFFRTDDEGRPAQFESFEAHIALAKKHGIAMQIHDRDAHDAVLETLERVGAPERTVFHCFSGDAGMATIAAERGYYLSFAGNITFKNAQNLRDALKVTPRERILVETDAPFLTPTPHRGRPNAPYLIPVTVRFIAAELGVDLDELCAQLAANTLEVYGAFED; the protein is encoded by the coding sequence ATGACTGATCCCAGCAACTACGTCCGCACGCGCTCGCAGGACGGACGCGGCGACGTGCGCTGGCCGGATGCCCCCGAGCCGCTCGCCGTCGCGGTGTACGACAACCACGCCCACCTCGAGATCGAGGACGGCGAGGTCGGACTCTCGCTCGACGAGCAGCTCGAGCGAGCCGGCGAGGCCGGCGTCGTCGGGGTCGTGCAGGCCGGTGGCGACATCGACTCGAGCCGCTGGTCGGCGTGGGCCGCGGCATCCCACCCCCGCGTCTTGGCCGCGGTCGCGATCCACCCGAACGAGGCGCCGGCCTATGCCGCCGCGGGTCGCCTCGAGGAGGCCGTCGCCGTCATCGACGAGTTGGCCGCGCAGCCGCGGGTGCGGGCGATCGGCGAGACGGGCCTGGACTTCTTCCGCACCGACGACGAGGGTCGTCCGGCGCAGTTCGAGAGCTTCGAGGCGCACATCGCGCTGGCCAAGAAGCACGGCATCGCGATGCAGATCCACGACCGCGACGCCCACGACGCGGTGCTCGAGACCCTCGAGCGGGTGGGTGCGCCGGAGCGCACGGTGTTCCACTGCTTCTCGGGCGATGCGGGCATGGCGACGATCGCCGCGGAGCGCGGCTACTACCTGTCGTTCGCGGGCAACATCACGTTCAAGAACGCCCAGAACCTCCGCGACGCGCTCAAGGTGACGCCGCGCGAGCGGATCCTGGTCGAGACGGATGCCCCGTTCTTGACGCCGACGCCGCACCGCGGTCGCCCGAACGCGCCGTACCTGATCCCCGTGACCGTGCGCTTCATCGCCGCCGAGCTGGGCGTGGATCTCGATGAGCTGTGCGCGCAGCTGGCTGCGAACACGCTCGAGGTCTACGGCGCGTTCGAGGACTGA
- a CDS encoding GNAT family N-acetyltransferase encodes MAPERLRGDDLAQLVGFLSEVDLTSSGLDAPTVRLWVERNERGDIVGSTGYELSEDGEHALIRSVAVRPSERSRGRGTALAEFALGRAAAEGARRAWLFSRRSGPFWRGLQFERADLDDLARVLAVTYQVRLFAESGRLHREVAWSRPLP; translated from the coding sequence GTGGCGCCGGAGCGGCTGCGGGGCGACGATCTCGCGCAGCTGGTGGGCTTCCTCTCGGAGGTCGATCTGACGTCGAGCGGCTTGGACGCTCCGACCGTGCGCCTGTGGGTGGAGCGGAACGAGCGGGGCGACATCGTCGGCAGCACGGGATACGAGCTGAGCGAAGACGGCGAGCACGCGCTGATCCGCAGCGTGGCGGTGCGTCCGTCCGAGCGATCGCGGGGGAGGGGAACCGCGCTCGCCGAGTTCGCCCTCGGTCGCGCCGCCGCGGAAGGAGCTCGGCGGGCTTGGCTGTTCAGCCGGCGTTCGGGGCCGTTCTGGCGGGGTCTGCAGTTCGAGCGAGCCGACCTCGACGATCTCGCGCGCGTGCTCGCCGTGACGTACCAGGTGCGTCTCTTCGCCGAGTCGGGGCGGCTGCACCGTGAGGTGGCGTGGTCGCGGCCGTTGCCCTGA
- a CDS encoding NUDIX hydrolase: MDGELWDVTDAEGVPVGRVHRRGDPGFPTGLFHIVSAVCVVRDDGRVLITQRAVAKDWALSWEFPAGSALAGETSGNAAVRELREETGLVALPESLELVGRVTEATALLDLYVAHGVRRSTLTLDPKEVRDAAWVPLAEVRARCEDGQMAGPWVERLAVLWDALVRASKVARPYPQ, translated from the coding sequence GTGGACGGTGAGTTGTGGGATGTGACGGATGCCGAAGGTGTCCCCGTCGGCAGAGTGCACCGTCGCGGTGATCCCGGGTTTCCGACCGGACTCTTCCACATCGTGTCGGCGGTGTGCGTCGTGCGCGACGACGGACGCGTGCTGATCACGCAGCGTGCGGTCGCGAAGGACTGGGCGCTGAGCTGGGAGTTCCCGGCGGGGAGCGCGCTCGCCGGCGAAACCAGTGGGAACGCCGCCGTCCGCGAGCTTCGCGAGGAGACCGGGCTCGTCGCGCTCCCTGAGTCACTGGAGCTGGTCGGACGCGTCACCGAGGCCACGGCTCTGCTCGACCTCTACGTGGCCCACGGTGTGCGAAGGTCCACGTTGACGCTGGATCCGAAAGAGGTGCGCGACGCGGCGTGGGTCCCACTCGCGGAGGTGCGCGCGCGGTGCGAGGACGGCCAGATGGCCGGGCCGTGGGTCGAGCGACTCGCGGTCTTGTGGGACGCGCTCGTACGTGCTTCGAAGGTCGCACGGCCATATCCGCAATGA
- a CDS encoding HNH endonuclease signature motif containing protein: MAFFSDLGEHVAVLRGLLGADIAADALPGIMAALDDDAIVEIISGASNLIRAAEKVRIVASGVAAARSTREHGHGGLAQKRGHNSLAALIQDLTGATRADAVKHVRLGESLLAGMGAALDDGAGESTDAAPAGSLDAEVAAEPWHAPLGRALLAGTISSAQHDVILRGLGEPPTVDDPDASRHIADVWSLAAEQLAAEAGERTVEELAKAARTVRDRLDPEGAGRRFDERFERRSFRLGTDSDGIRRASIAFDDVGGAWMDAILDSALRPRRGGPRFIDPAEKERAEQLVADPRTNEQLAYDLVLDVLRAGALAEEKTVFGTRQAGIRVLITADDREAHADGRPAIGLLEESQTSVPASLAAQHACDTGGVECTIDRDGNPLRLGREHRLYTAKQRLTLALRDGGCRWRGCDRPPSYCEAHHIDHFVADHGRTDVDRGILLCRYHHMQLHHGGWRITRDGLGDFVLHPPPGRGDPLTLAPRLTLRYAWAGIDPPPRRFLPAA, from the coding sequence ATGGCTTTCTTCTCCGATCTCGGCGAGCACGTCGCGGTGTTGCGCGGGCTGCTCGGAGCAGACATCGCGGCAGACGCCCTGCCCGGCATCATGGCAGCCCTCGACGACGACGCGATCGTCGAGATCATCAGCGGCGCGTCGAACCTGATCAGAGCGGCCGAGAAGGTGCGGATCGTCGCGTCGGGTGTCGCGGCGGCGCGATCGACCCGTGAGCACGGGCATGGCGGGCTCGCCCAGAAGCGCGGCCACAACTCCCTCGCGGCACTGATCCAAGATCTCACCGGCGCCACCCGGGCCGACGCCGTCAAGCACGTCCGCCTCGGCGAATCGCTGCTGGCCGGCATGGGTGCCGCGCTGGACGATGGCGCCGGAGAGTCGACGGATGCCGCACCCGCCGGTTCACTCGACGCCGAGGTCGCGGCCGAACCGTGGCACGCGCCGCTGGGGCGCGCCCTGCTCGCCGGCACGATCAGCTCTGCGCAGCACGACGTGATCCTCCGCGGCCTGGGAGAACCTCCCACGGTCGACGACCCCGACGCCTCGAGGCACATCGCCGACGTGTGGTCGCTGGCCGCCGAGCAGCTCGCCGCCGAGGCTGGCGAGCGCACGGTGGAAGAACTCGCCAAGGCCGCCCGGACCGTGCGCGACCGACTCGACCCGGAAGGCGCCGGGCGTCGCTTCGATGAGCGCTTCGAGCGGCGATCGTTCCGCCTCGGGACCGACAGCGACGGCATCCGGCGGGCCTCCATCGCGTTCGACGATGTCGGCGGCGCGTGGATGGACGCCATCCTCGACAGCGCGCTGCGCCCACGACGTGGCGGCCCGCGATTCATCGACCCGGCCGAGAAGGAACGTGCGGAGCAGCTCGTGGCCGATCCGCGCACCAACGAGCAGCTCGCCTACGATCTGGTTCTCGACGTGCTGCGCGCCGGCGCCCTCGCCGAAGAGAAGACCGTCTTCGGCACCCGTCAAGCCGGGATCCGCGTGCTGATCACGGCCGACGACCGCGAAGCCCACGCCGACGGACGCCCGGCGATCGGTCTGCTCGAAGAGAGCCAGACCTCCGTTCCGGCCTCCCTCGCCGCTCAGCACGCCTGCGACACCGGCGGCGTCGAATGCACGATCGATCGTGACGGCAACCCGCTCCGCCTCGGCCGTGAGCACCGCCTCTACACCGCGAAGCAGCGCCTCACCCTCGCGCTCCGCGACGGCGGATGCCGGTGGCGAGGCTGCGACCGGCCTCCTTCCTACTGCGAGGCGCACCACATCGATCATTTCGTCGCCGACCACGGCCGCACCGACGTCGACCGCGGCATCCTGCTCTGCCGGTATCACCACATGCAGCTGCACCACGGCGGCTGGAGGATCACCCGCGACGGACTCGGCGACTTCGTCCTGCACCCGCCACCCGGTCGCGGAGATCCCCTCACCCTCGCGCCACGACTCACGCTCCGCTACGCCTGGGCAGGTATCGACCCTCCACCCAGACGGTTCCTGCCCGCCGCCTAG
- a CDS encoding phosphotransferase, with product MHADALALPTAIAARLVHDQFAPGVEVEDVESAATTNYVFRVGARHSARFPIRPADAEAHRDALVAEGRAMAEFAAASPFPSPRLVFIGRPGFGYPMPWSVQSWIRGDVATEDSVASSSVFARDLAQLIVALRTVDVGGRVFSGSGRGGALTDHDDWVAHCPTRSAGVLPVARLRRAWGDLRSTPPAARQVMSHKDLTPFNLVIDDGRLAGVLDAGGFGPADPALDLVAAWHLLDRDRRAGFRDDIGADDDDWRRGAAWALQQALGLVWYYATTNPSMSRLGRSTIDRILAAPELNL from the coding sequence ATGCACGCGGACGCACTCGCGCTTCCCACCGCGATTGCGGCACGCCTCGTGCATGACCAGTTCGCGCCGGGCGTCGAGGTCGAGGACGTGGAATCCGCGGCCACGACCAACTACGTGTTCCGGGTCGGTGCCCGCCATTCGGCTCGATTCCCGATACGGCCGGCCGACGCGGAGGCGCATCGCGACGCTCTGGTCGCGGAGGGGCGGGCCATGGCCGAGTTCGCCGCGGCGAGTCCCTTCCCCTCGCCCCGGCTCGTGTTCATCGGTCGTCCCGGCTTCGGCTACCCGATGCCGTGGTCGGTGCAGTCCTGGATTCGAGGCGATGTGGCGACCGAGGATTCGGTCGCCTCCTCATCGGTGTTCGCTCGAGACCTGGCGCAGCTCATCGTCGCACTTCGGACGGTGGATGTCGGCGGCCGCGTGTTCTCGGGGTCGGGACGGGGTGGTGCCCTGACCGATCACGACGATTGGGTCGCGCACTGCCCGACGAGGAGCGCGGGCGTGCTCCCCGTCGCGCGGCTGCGCCGGGCGTGGGGCGACCTGAGGTCGACTCCGCCCGCCGCGCGACAGGTGATGTCGCACAAGGACCTGACACCGTTCAACCTCGTGATCGACGACGGGCGACTGGCGGGCGTGCTCGACGCCGGGGGATTCGGTCCCGCCGACCCCGCCCTCGACCTGGTTGCGGCATGGCATCTGCTCGACAGAGACCGCCGGGCGGGGTTCCGCGATGACATCGGTGCGGACGACGACGATTGGCGGCGCGGTGCCGCGTGGGCGCTGCAGCAGGCCCTCGGCCTCGTCTGGTACTACGCGACGACGAACCCATCGATGAGTCGACTCGGGCGCAGCACCATC